A single genomic interval of Novosphingobium ginsenosidimutans harbors:
- the gcvPB gene encoding aminomethyl-transferring glycine dehydrogenase subunit GcvPB — protein sequence MNAPNTAGWRPEMGDAHIASEETFTGNRALMLEERLIFEIGDTSTTGVDIDPAPAAASRLGSLARADAIGLPGLSEPETVRHYTRLSRQNYGIDLGFFPLGSCTMKHNPRLNEAVARMKGFKDVHPLQPRETVQGALAVIDELAHWLVTLTGMDSVAMSPKAGAHGELCGILAIKAALEARGEDRKVILVPESAHGTNPATAAFAGFSVENIPATEAGRVDLAALKARLGPDVAGVMITNPNTCGLFEPDLKAISDAVHAAGGYVYCDGANFNAIVGKVRPGDLGVDAMHINLHKTFSTPHGGGGPGSGPVVLSAALSPFAPLPYVKREADGSLRLVEEETAGEDQPDSFGRMVAFHGQMGMFTRALAYILSHGADGLKQVAEDAVLNANYVLRSLEGVLDAPFGHSGPCMHEALFTDDGFAEGFSTLDVAKGLIDEGFHPMTVYFPLVVHGAMLVEPTETESKAALDQFIGALRSVAMRAKQGDPALKSAPHFAPRRRLDETLAARKPVLAWKGDKGE from the coding sequence ATGAACGCTCCGAACACCGCCGGCTGGCGTCCCGAAATGGGTGATGCCCACATCGCAAGTGAAGAAACCTTCACCGGCAACCGCGCATTGATGCTGGAAGAGCGCCTGATCTTCGAGATTGGCGATACGAGCACCACTGGTGTCGATATCGATCCGGCCCCGGCAGCAGCGTCGCGGCTTGGCAGCCTGGCTCGCGCAGACGCCATTGGCCTGCCGGGTCTGTCAGAGCCGGAAACGGTTCGGCACTATACCCGCCTTAGCCGCCAGAACTATGGCATCGATCTGGGCTTCTTCCCGCTCGGTTCCTGCACGATGAAGCACAATCCGCGCCTCAATGAAGCCGTGGCGCGGATGAAGGGCTTCAAGGATGTCCACCCGCTCCAGCCGCGCGAAACAGTGCAGGGCGCTTTGGCCGTGATCGACGAGCTGGCCCACTGGCTGGTGACTTTGACCGGCATGGACAGCGTCGCTATGTCGCCGAAGGCGGGCGCGCACGGCGAGCTGTGCGGGATCCTGGCGATCAAGGCTGCGCTCGAAGCGCGTGGCGAAGACCGCAAGGTCATCCTGGTGCCGGAAAGCGCCCACGGCACCAACCCCGCCACCGCCGCCTTTGCAGGATTCTCGGTCGAGAACATCCCGGCGACCGAAGCGGGCCGGGTCGATCTTGCCGCACTCAAGGCCCGCCTGGGGCCGGATGTTGCGGGCGTGATGATCACCAACCCCAATACCTGCGGCCTGTTCGAGCCAGACCTGAAGGCCATTTCCGACGCGGTCCACGCCGCCGGCGGCTATGTCTATTGTGATGGCGCGAACTTCAACGCGATCGTCGGCAAGGTGCGCCCGGGTGATCTGGGCGTCGATGCGATGCACATCAACCTGCACAAGACCTTCTCCACGCCGCACGGCGGGGGCGGGCCGGGTTCGGGTCCGGTGGTGCTGTCTGCGGCGCTGTCGCCCTTTGCACCGCTGCCTTACGTCAAGCGCGAGGCCGATGGCTCGCTGCGCCTGGTCGAGGAAGAGACCGCGGGCGAGGATCAGCCGGATAGCTTTGGCCGGATGGTCGCGTTTCACGGCCAGATGGGCATGTTCACGCGGGCATTGGCCTATATCCTCAGCCACGGTGCCGATGGCCTGAAGCAAGTGGCCGAAGATGCCGTGCTGAATGCCAACTACGTGCTGCGCAGCCTGGAAGGCGTGCTTGATGCCCCGTTTGGCCATTCCGGTCCGTGCATGCACGAAGCGCTGTTCACCGATGATGGCTTTGCCGAAGGGTTCTCGACCCTGGACGTTGCCAAGGGACTGATCGACGAGGGCTTCCACCCGATGACGGTCTATTTCCCGCTGGTAGTACACGGCGCCATGCTGGTCGAACCGACCGAGACGGAAAGCAAGGCCGCGCTCGACCAGTTCATCGGCGCGCTGCGTTCGGTGGCGATGCGCGCCAAGCAGGGCGATCCGGCGCTGAAGTCCGCACCACATTTCGCCCCGCGTCGCCGGCTTGACGAGACGCTGGCGGCCCGCAAGCCGGTGCTGGCCTGGAAGGGCGATAAAGGGGAGTAA
- the gcvPA gene encoding aminomethyl-transferring glycine dehydrogenase subunit GcvPA, protein MRYLPLTPSDRSAMLGVIGAGSIDDLFVDVPAEARLAGPLPGLPLRQSEMAVERHFSNLARKNKAASDHPFFLGAGAYKHHVPASVDHLIQRGEFLTAYTPYQPEIAQGTLQVLFEFQSQVARLFGCDVANASMYDGSTACWEAIGMAGRVTRRKKAVLSGGLHPHYVSVAKTMARFTGDTLDTATPDLGSTDMDRLLGAIDAETSCVVVQYPDVLGRIEDLSPLAAACQAAGALLIAVVTEPVALGAIKSPGEMGADIVVGEGQSLGVGLQFGGPYVGLFATRDKYVRQMPGRLCGETVDATGKRGYVLTLSTREQHIRREKATSNICTNSGLCALAFSIHMTLLGERGLRDLAALNHARAVQVADLLAAIPGVSLVNSSFFNEFTVTLPKPARAVVHELAAKGVLGGVSLGRLYPELTELENGLVVAVTEVVSDEDIAALEAALKEVLA, encoded by the coding sequence ATGCGTTATCTGCCCCTGACCCCGAGCGACCGCAGCGCCATGCTTGGCGTCATCGGCGCGGGATCGATAGACGATCTCTTTGTCGACGTACCCGCCGAAGCGCGCCTTGCCGGACCACTTCCAGGTCTGCCCTTGCGCCAGAGTGAAATGGCGGTGGAGCGCCATTTTTCGAACCTGGCCCGCAAGAACAAGGCCGCTTCCGATCATCCGTTCTTCCTGGGGGCAGGGGCCTATAAGCACCACGTGCCGGCCAGCGTCGATCACCTGATCCAGCGTGGTGAATTCCTGACCGCCTACACGCCCTACCAGCCGGAGATCGCCCAGGGCACGCTGCAGGTGCTGTTCGAGTTCCAGTCTCAGGTCGCGCGCCTGTTCGGCTGCGACGTCGCCAATGCCTCGATGTACGATGGCTCGACTGCGTGCTGGGAAGCGATCGGCATGGCCGGCCGAGTCACGCGCCGGAAGAAGGCGGTGCTGAGCGGTGGTTTGCACCCGCACTACGTCAGCGTGGCCAAGACAATGGCCCGCTTCACTGGCGATACGCTGGATACGGCCACGCCGGACCTTGGCAGCACCGACATGGATCGCCTGTTGGGTGCGATCGATGCCGAAACCAGCTGTGTCGTGGTCCAGTATCCGGATGTCCTCGGCCGGATCGAGGATCTCTCGCCGCTCGCCGCTGCGTGCCAGGCGGCTGGTGCACTGCTGATCGCCGTGGTGACCGAGCCGGTTGCCCTGGGCGCGATCAAGTCTCCGGGCGAAATGGGCGCGGACATCGTGGTCGGTGAGGGGCAGTCGCTCGGCGTCGGCCTCCAGTTCGGTGGCCCCTACGTTGGCCTGTTCGCAACCCGCGATAAATACGTCCGCCAGATGCCAGGTCGGCTGTGCGGTGAGACTGTCGATGCCACCGGCAAGCGCGGTTACGTGCTGACGCTCTCGACCCGTGAGCAGCACATCCGCCGCGAAAAGGCGACCAGCAATATCTGCACCAATTCAGGTCTTTGCGCGCTCGCCTTTAGCATTCACATGACCCTGCTGGGTGAGCGCGGCCTACGTGATCTGGCGGCTCTGAATCACGCCCGCGCAGTCCAGGTTGCCGATCTGCTGGCGGCGATCCCGGGCGTCAGCTTGGTCAACAGCAGCTTCTTCAACGAGTTCACAGTGACCCTGCCCAAGCCGGCGCGTGCCGTGGTGCACGAACTGGCCGCAAAGGGGGTGCTGGGCGGCGTTTCGTTGGGCCGGCTCTATCCGGAACTGACGGAGCTCGAAAATGGCCTGGTCGTTGCCGTTACCGAGGTCGTCTCGGACGAGGATATCGCTGCCCTTGAAGCAGCGCTGAAGGAGGTGCTGGCATGA
- the gcvH gene encoding glycine cleavage system protein GcvH, with translation MTRYFTQDHEWIDVDGTSGVVGITDYAQSQLGDITYVDLPAAGSTVKKGDAPCVVDSVKAASDVYSPVSGTITSANDALGDAPETVNTDPEEGGWLFRIDLSDVSELEGLMDKAAYDAYVAEL, from the coding sequence ATGACTCGCTATTTCACCCAGGACCACGAATGGATCGATGTTGACGGCACCAGCGGTGTGGTCGGCATTACCGACTATGCTCAGAGCCAGTTGGGCGACATCACTTATGTTGACCTGCCCGCTGCCGGCAGCACTGTGAAGAAGGGCGACGCCCCCTGCGTGGTCGACAGCGTCAAGGCTGCATCAGACGTCTATTCGCCCGTCAGCGGCACGATCACCTCCGCCAACGATGCGCTGGGTGATGCCCCAGAAACTGTTAACACCGACCCTGAAGAGGGCGGCTGGCTGTTCCGCATCGATCTCAGCGATGTGTCCGAACTTGAAGGCCTGATGGATAAGGCCGCCTACGACGCCTACGTCGCGGAGCTCTGA
- the gcvT gene encoding glycine cleavage system aminomethyltransferase GcvT, producing MLPLDAWHRARGGRMVEFAGYWMPVQYEGIIAEHTWTRESAGLFDVSHMGQLFISGEGVEAALEAVLPIDLATLKPYGPRYSLLLDENGGVLDDLMVTRWNSGFYLVVNGATKWDDIGHLREHLPDEVTINHLEDSALLALQGPKAFAALERVVTGEYPLAALTFMKGGQFKIDGIDAWISRSGYTGEDGFEISIPAADAERVADLICAQPEVKPIGLGARDSLRLEAGLPLYGHDLSPDTSPIEAGLLFGINKRRRTEGGFPGANRIMREIAEGTARKWVGLVLEGRQAAREGATVHLGADQVGVVTSGGFSPSRGEPIAMAYIASANAAPGTKLEIEVRGKRLAAEVVSTPFVPHRYFRGA from the coding sequence ATGCTGCCGCTTGACGCCTGGCACCGCGCGCGTGGTGGCCGGATGGTCGAGTTCGCCGGCTACTGGATGCCGGTCCAGTACGAGGGCATCATCGCCGAGCACACCTGGACCCGCGAGAGCGCCGGGCTGTTCGATGTCAGCCACATGGGTCAGCTGTTCATCTCTGGCGAGGGCGTCGAGGCGGCGCTTGAAGCCGTCCTTCCGATCGATCTTGCGACGTTGAAGCCCTATGGTCCGCGCTATTCATTGCTGCTGGACGAAAACGGCGGTGTTCTGGATGACCTGATGGTCACGCGCTGGAACTCCGGGTTCTATCTGGTGGTGAATGGCGCGACCAAGTGGGACGATATCGGCCACTTGCGCGAGCATCTGCCCGATGAGGTGACGATCAACCATCTGGAGGACAGCGCGCTGCTGGCCCTGCAGGGGCCGAAAGCCTTCGCTGCACTGGAGCGGGTGGTGACGGGCGAATATCCGCTTGCTGCGCTTACCTTCATGAAAGGCGGGCAGTTCAAGATTGACGGCATTGACGCCTGGATCAGCCGTTCGGGCTATACGGGCGAAGACGGGTTTGAGATTTCGATCCCGGCTGCCGATGCCGAACGCGTGGCCGATCTGATCTGTGCCCAGCCGGAAGTGAAGCCGATTGGCCTTGGCGCGCGAGATTCGCTGCGGCTTGAGGCCGGACTGCCGCTCTACGGTCATGACCTTTCACCCGACACCAGCCCAATCGAAGCCGGCCTGTTGTTCGGCATCAACAAGCGCCGCCGGACAGAAGGCGGCTTCCCCGGAGCTAACCGTATCATGCGCGAGATTGCCGAGGGCACTGCGCGCAAGTGGGTCGGGCTTGTGCTCGAAGGCCGCCAGGCTGCGCGCGAAGGTGCGACCGTCCACCTTGGCGCAGATCAGGTTGGCGTGGTCACCTCGGGCGGCTTTTCGCCCAGCCGCGGCGAGCCGATCGCCATGGCTTACATCGCCAGTGCCAATGCCGCGCCTGGTACCAAGCTTGAGATCGAGGTGCGGGGCAAGCGCCTCGCCGCCGAGGTCGTTTCCACCCCCTTCGTTCCGCACCGCTATTTCCGAGGAGCCTGA
- a CDS encoding NAD(P)H-binding protein, with protein sequence MSKVTRIALVGASGLIGQSLIKLAVGRSDIRLVAIARREIPLPTGARMEVLVAPPENWDDAIAASNADVLVSALGTTWKKAGKSETDFRAVDQHLVLACAKAAKEAGMRQVIAISSVGADALAKNFYLKVKGETEQGLGRIGVPRLDVLRPGLLRGPREELRPAELAGRILSPVADLLLQGQYSKYRSIKADTIAKAIIGLTKEKAAGRFVFEHDAILRAARKAD encoded by the coding sequence ATGTCTAAGGTTACCCGCATTGCCCTGGTCGGGGCTTCGGGTCTGATTGGGCAGAGCCTGATCAAGCTGGCGGTCGGCCGCAGCGACATCCGTCTTGTTGCCATTGCCCGCCGCGAGATTCCGCTGCCCACAGGCGCGCGGATGGAAGTGCTGGTCGCGCCGCCTGAGAACTGGGATGATGCCATCGCTGCATCCAACGCCGATGTCCTGGTTTCTGCGCTCGGCACCACGTGGAAGAAGGCGGGCAAGAGCGAGACCGATTTTCGCGCGGTCGATCAGCATCTGGTGCTGGCCTGTGCCAAGGCGGCCAAGGAGGCCGGGATGCGGCAGGTGATCGCCATCTCCTCGGTCGGGGCCGATGCCCTGGCCAAGAACTTTTACCTGAAGGTCAAGGGCGAGACCGAGCAGGGGCTTGGGCGCATCGGCGTTCCCCGGCTCGACGTGCTGCGCCCCGGCCTGCTGCGCGGCCCTCGCGAGGAATTGCGTCCGGCCGAGCTGGCGGGCCGGATACTTAGCCCTGTGGCCGATTTGCTGCTGCAGGGCCAGTACAGCAAGTACCGCTCAATCAAGGCCGATACGATTGCCAAGGCGATCATCGGACTGACCAAGGAAAAAGCTGCGGGGCGCTTTGTCTTTGAGCACGATGCCATCTTGCGGGCCGCCCGCAAGGCAGACTGA
- a CDS encoding deoxyguanosinetriphosphate triphosphohydrolase: MRAAYASDPAQSRGREFPLEAALARGPRSQFQRDRDRIVHSIAFRRLRHKTQVFVAPDGDHYRVRLTHSLEVAQIGRVIARALGLDEDLTEALCLAHDIGHPPFGHAGEDALNAALERHGGFDHNAQSLRILMRIESPYCEHDGLNLSWEVLEGLAKHNGPVGMVNWALAELDAAYPLDLTTWPSLEAQVAAIADDIAYDNHDIDDGLRAGFLELDELLTLDSVADQWRAIERKFPAAPQDRRLRELVRSQIGWMVNDVIAETNARAQGMDCADDVRAAGQATCVFSTGLAAHERRLKRFMYDRLYHHPQQLQTAERARAVTAELFAAYAQDPALMEGGWVSRLPSDEPHRSRHIADYIAGMTDRFAIASHAAIYGRTPEGLRNV; encoded by the coding sequence GTGAGGGCCGCATACGCCTCTGACCCGGCGCAGTCGCGCGGGCGCGAGTTTCCGCTGGAAGCGGCGCTGGCCCGCGGGCCGCGCAGCCAGTTTCAGCGCGATCGCGACCGGATTGTCCACTCGATCGCCTTCCGCCGGTTGCGCCACAAGACCCAGGTCTTTGTCGCGCCCGATGGCGATCATTACCGCGTCCGCCTAACTCACAGCCTGGAAGTTGCTCAGATCGGCCGGGTCATAGCCCGGGCGCTGGGGCTGGATGAGGACCTCACTGAGGCGCTTTGCCTGGCTCATGATATCGGCCATCCGCCGTTTGGTCATGCCGGTGAGGACGCTCTGAATGCGGCGCTGGAACGCCACGGCGGGTTTGATCACAATGCGCAGTCGCTGCGTATCCTGATGCGGATTGAGAGCCCCTATTGCGAACACGACGGGCTCAACCTCTCATGGGAAGTGCTGGAGGGTCTGGCAAAGCACAACGGGCCGGTCGGCATGGTCAACTGGGCCTTGGCCGAACTCGATGCGGCCTATCCACTCGATCTTACCACCTGGCCCTCCCTTGAGGCACAGGTCGCCGCGATTGCCGACGACATTGCCTATGACAACCACGACATCGACGATGGCCTGCGGGCTGGCTTCCTTGAGCTGGATGAACTCCTGACACTCGATTCTGTGGCCGACCAGTGGCGCGCAATCGAACGCAAGTTTCCCGCCGCGCCGCAGGACCGGCGCCTGCGCGAGTTGGTCCGCAGCCAGATCGGCTGGATGGTCAACGACGTGATCGCCGAAACCAATGCGCGGGCCCAAGGCATGGACTGCGCGGACGATGTCCGGGCTGCGGGGCAGGCAACCTGTGTCTTTTCAACCGGGCTGGCGGCGCATGAACGCAGGCTAAAGCGCTTCATGTATGACCGGCTGTACCACCATCCCCAGCAGTTACAGACGGCCGAGCGCGCGCGGGCAGTGACGGCCGAGCTTTTCGCTGCCTATGCCCAGGATCCGGCGCTGATGGAGGGAGGCTGGGTCAGCCGCCTGCCGAGCGATGAGCCGCATCGCAGCCGCCATATCGCTGACTACATCGCTGGCATGACTGATCGGTTTGCGATCGCCTCGCATGCCGCGATCTATGGCCGCACCCCCGAAGGATTGCGCAATGTCTAA
- a CDS encoding aspartate/glutamate racemase family protein: MRKIGLIGGMSWYSTRTYYEHINRLVQARVGQGSSASMVIESLDFAELSRLSSDAEWTRAAKTLAAAAKRLEKAGATAILIGANSMHKVYDQVAKAVDVPIIHIAECVAERMAGGRVKKAALLGTRNVMLESFYRQKLIARDIELLPPEMPFVETLDRVIYDELLKGKVSRQAERELKTIITNLEQDGAQAIVLGCTELEMVVDVDANVLPIFDCTRIHAEAAVDWMLADA, translated from the coding sequence TTGCGCAAGATCGGTTTGATCGGCGGGATGAGCTGGTACTCGACCCGCACTTACTACGAGCACATCAATCGTCTGGTTCAGGCACGCGTCGGCCAGGGTTCCAGCGCGTCAATGGTGATCGAAAGCCTGGACTTTGCCGAACTGTCCCGCCTGTCGAGCGACGCGGAATGGACCCGCGCTGCCAAGACCCTGGCGGCGGCTGCCAAGCGCCTCGAAAAGGCCGGGGCGACGGCTATCCTGATCGGCGCCAATTCGATGCACAAGGTCTATGACCAGGTTGCCAAGGCGGTGGATGTGCCGATTATCCACATCGCCGAATGCGTGGCCGAGCGGATGGCTGGCGGCCGGGTCAAGAAGGCGGCGCTGCTTGGTACCCGCAACGTGATGCTGGAAAGCTTCTATCGCCAGAAGCTGATCGCCCGCGATATCGAGTTGCTGCCGCCGGAAATGCCTTTCGTCGAAACGCTCGACCGGGTGATCTACGACGAGCTGCTAAAGGGCAAGGTCAGCCGCCAGGCCGAGCGAGAGCTGAAGACGATCATCACCAATCTGGAACAGGACGGAGCCCAGGCGATCGTGCTGGGCTGCACCGAACTGGAAATGGTTGTCGACGTCGATGCCAACGTCCTGCCGATCTTTGACTGCACCCGGATCCATGCCGAGGCGGCGGTCGACTGGATGCTGGCAGACGCGTGA
- a CDS encoding alpha/beta fold hydrolase, with amino-acid sequence MKRLGKWLLGIIVVLVGAFLLFRTPDTDPAEMKAKYGGSPSQFVDLGAGLTVHLRDEGPRNAPVLVLLHGSNADLHTWDAWTRTLSNQFRVIRFDQIGHGLTGPNPAGKHTLEDMVSTTEKVRAKLGIERMALAGNSMGGAIAAKYAMVHPEHLSALILVDAGGAPQSPDRQGRGNIGFTLAATPGVNLVMRSITPRALVERSLRQSVSNQAVVTDAAVDRYWELLRFPGNRAATAERFATPRKSFAAQELSAIKSPTLILWGEEDKLISVAGAHWYNSGIAGSQLKIYPRIGHLPHEEAAEASAADVRSFLSPQP; translated from the coding sequence GTGAAGCGTCTGGGCAAGTGGCTGCTGGGTATCATCGTGGTCCTTGTGGGCGCATTCCTGCTGTTCCGTACCCCCGATACCGATCCCGCTGAGATGAAGGCCAAGTACGGCGGCTCACCGTCTCAATTCGTCGATCTGGGTGCGGGGCTGACGGTCCATTTGCGCGATGAGGGCCCGCGCAATGCGCCCGTGCTTGTGCTGCTTCACGGCTCCAACGCCGATCTCCACACCTGGGATGCCTGGACCAGGACCCTGTCAAATCAGTTCCGCGTGATCCGCTTTGACCAGATCGGCCACGGTCTGACCGGGCCTAACCCGGCGGGCAAGCACACGCTGGAAGACATGGTCTCTACCACTGAGAAGGTTCGTGCAAAGCTGGGGATTGAACGGATGGCCCTGGCCGGCAATTCCATGGGCGGGGCGATCGCGGCGAAGTATGCGATGGTCCATCCCGAGCACCTCAGCGCCTTGATCCTGGTCGATGCCGGTGGAGCACCGCAATCGCCAGACCGCCAGGGCCGGGGCAATATCGGCTTTACCCTTGCCGCGACCCCGGGGGTGAATCTGGTGATGCGGTCAATCACGCCGCGCGCCCTGGTTGAAAGGAGCCTGCGCCAGAGTGTCTCCAACCAGGCGGTTGTCACCGATGCGGCCGTTGACCGGTATTGGGAACTGCTGCGCTTTCCTGGCAACCGGGCCGCCACAGCCGAGCGCTTCGCTACGCCCCGCAAGAGCTTTGCCGCGCAGGAGCTATCCGCAATCAAGAGCCCCACGCTGATCCTGTGGGGCGAGGAGGACAAGCTGATCTCCGTTGCCGGTGCGCACTGGTACAATTCGGGAATCGCTGGATCGCAGCTCAAGATCTATCCCCGCATCGGCCACCTGCCGCACGAAGAAGCGGCCGAGGCGAGTGCCGCAGACGTCAGATCGTTTCTCAGCCCACAACCCTGA
- a CDS encoding SO2930 family diheme c-type cytochrome yields the protein MLTATAVAVAAPQDDGVNVAAVTGSGLPATLGEFHFFADAAAQRPAAGVTPYRLQTPLWSDGAEKLRFVYLPAGTKAKANGDGLLDLPVGAALIKTFKLEGRLIETRVLLHRADGWVALPYQWNREQTEARLALAGARLELTTPQGQPISYAIPNKNQCKECHQQGDAVVPIGPKARNLSAAWLESFHKAGKLDSVPKVTARVPLWDDRAKLAVAPVARGWLDSNCAHCHNPGGSASNSGLDLRWEQADPVKLGIMKRPVAAGRGSGGLEFDVLPGHPEQSIMIYRMGSLEGGISMPEVGRSSIDPDGQAAVARWIREMKR from the coding sequence TTGTTGACGGCGACGGCGGTCGCCGTCGCTGCGCCGCAAGATGACGGCGTCAATGTTGCGGCAGTAACAGGATCCGGCCTGCCGGCCACTCTAGGCGAATTCCATTTCTTCGCTGACGCCGCTGCCCAGCGACCGGCAGCAGGCGTAACGCCCTATCGCCTGCAAACGCCGCTCTGGTCTGATGGCGCGGAAAAGCTGCGCTTTGTCTATCTCCCCGCTGGAACCAAGGCCAAAGCCAATGGCGATGGTCTGCTCGACCTCCCGGTCGGCGCCGCCCTGATCAAGACTTTCAAGCTGGAAGGCCGCCTGATCGAAACGCGCGTGCTGCTCCACCGCGCCGATGGCTGGGTCGCGCTGCCCTATCAATGGAACCGCGAACAAACCGAGGCACGGCTGGCCCTGGCGGGCGCACGGCTGGAACTGACGACGCCGCAGGGACAGCCGATTTCCTATGCCATCCCCAACAAGAACCAGTGCAAGGAATGCCACCAGCAGGGCGATGCGGTGGTGCCAATCGGCCCCAAGGCGCGCAACTTGTCGGCGGCTTGGCTGGAGAGCTTCCACAAGGCTGGTAAGCTTGACTCTGTGCCAAAAGTGACCGCGCGCGTTCCGCTATGGGATGACCGCGCCAAACTCGCGGTCGCCCCGGTCGCACGCGGTTGGCTCGACAGCAATTGCGCTCATTGCCACAATCCCGGTGGCTCGGCCTCCAATTCGGGCCTGGACTTGCGGTGGGAGCAAGCCGACCCGGTCAAGCTAGGCATCATGAAACGGCCGGTGGCTGCAGGTCGCGGCTCGGGCGGGTTGGAGTTCGATGTGCTGCCGGGTCATCCGGAGCAGTCGATCATGATCTACCGGATGGGCAGCCTTGAGGGCGGGATATCCATGCCTGAAGTGGGCCGATCGAGCATCGACCCGGATGGACAGGCGGCCGTTGCGCGATGGATCAGGGAGATGAAACGGTGA
- a CDS encoding parallel beta-helix domain-containing protein, translating to MRMPATLIAVATALALAAPAHAKVIPVAAGENAQARLQEALILAEPGDVVELGAGRFTLTDGLSLDVTGVTVRGAGMDATVLDFTGQKGAGEGLLVTSDEVTLRDFAVENTKGDGIKSKGADNIVYYRVRVTWTGGPKETNGAYGIYPVSSTGVLVDGCKVSGASDAGIYVGQSKAITVRYNYVEQSVAGIEIENSRDALVTGNLVTRNTGGILVFDLPNLPVMGGGNVVIRDNLVVGNDTPNFAPKGNIVAGVRRGTGVMVMANDGVMVGRNQFDGNPTTSIMVVSYPLAFADARYNPAPRNVLIGGNRFGRDGYDPQLPGAATLLTAFGGSLPPVLWDGLGDPPKAVDLVNGKALSLNLPKQGAGAEQAKPAPFRLPDSVPMPPAPGASQAVEPRAPAALDLRIQ from the coding sequence ATGAGGATGCCCGCAACGCTGATCGCTGTGGCCACGGCACTGGCCCTGGCTGCTCCTGCCCATGCCAAGGTGATACCCGTCGCGGCGGGCGAAAACGCCCAGGCCCGCTTGCAGGAGGCTTTGATCCTGGCCGAGCCGGGGGACGTCGTTGAGCTAGGGGCCGGGCGCTTCACGCTGACTGATGGCCTGTCGCTCGACGTCACGGGCGTGACGGTGCGCGGTGCCGGGATGGACGCGACCGTGCTCGACTTCACAGGCCAAAAGGGGGCCGGCGAGGGGCTGCTGGTGACTTCTGACGAAGTCACCCTGCGCGATTTCGCGGTCGAGAACACCAAGGGCGACGGGATCAAGTCCAAGGGTGCCGATAACATCGTCTATTACCGCGTCCGCGTGACTTGGACCGGCGGGCCCAAGGAAACGAACGGCGCATATGGCATCTATCCCGTCTCGAGCACCGGAGTGCTGGTTGATGGGTGCAAGGTTTCGGGCGCCTCAGACGCCGGGATCTACGTCGGCCAAAGCAAGGCGATCACGGTCCGCTACAACTATGTCGAGCAGTCCGTCGCGGGGATCGAGATCGAGAACAGCCGCGATGCGTTGGTTACCGGCAACCTGGTGACCCGCAATACTGGCGGCATCCTGGTATTTGATCTGCCCAACCTGCCGGTGATGGGCGGAGGCAACGTGGTGATCCGCGACAACTTGGTGGTTGGTAATGACACGCCAAACTTCGCGCCAAAAGGCAACATCGTTGCCGGTGTGCGGCGCGGCACCGGGGTAATGGTGATGGCCAACGATGGCGTAATGGTCGGCCGTAATCAGTTTGACGGCAATCCAACGACCTCAATCATGGTGGTCTCCTATCCGCTCGCATTTGCCGATGCGCGCTACAATCCTGCGCCTCGCAATGTGCTGATCGGCGGAAACAGGTTTGGACGAGACGGATACGATCCGCAGCTTCCCGGGGCAGCTACGCTGCTTACGGCATTCGGTGGTTCGCTCCCTCCGGTGCTGTGGGATGGGCTTGGCGATCCTCCAAAGGCGGTCGACCTCGTGAATGGCAAGGCCTTGTCATTGAACCTGCCAAAGCAGGGGGCAGGCGCTGAACAGGCCAAGCCGGCACCATTCCGTTTGCCGGATTCGGTGCCGATGCCGCCCGCACCAGGAGCGAGCCAGGCAGTCGAACCTCGGGCCCCCGCAGCGCTCGATCTACGTATTCAATGA